In Streptomyces asoensis, a single genomic region encodes these proteins:
- a CDS encoding DUF1015 domain-containing protein, with protein MNSAGHSEATAPRGLELTPFRGLRYDPDRVGSLAAVTSPPYDVVVRPDGLHHLQDADPYNIVRLILPQATTPAARNEQAADTLRRWLSEGVLTTDPEPALYVYEQRHADGMLQRGLIGTLRVSDPSEGIVLPHEDVMPHVVADRAALMRATHANLEPLLLTYRGNGTTAEIVDRAAELPPLLSTTTEDGYSHRLWAITDPAETARVQADLAGHQALIADGHHRWATYLRLRAEQPSPSPWDHGLVLLVDTARYPLRVRAIHRLLHGLPVAEAVAALDGRFRVRRLETDLPEALAALADAACPGNAFLLAGDGAFHLVDRPDPALLDRTIPTGLPEAWRTLDATVLHATLLDHVWHIPEDDPARIAYIHDTAATVRKAERDGGTAVLLHPVREEVVRDLARQGVTMPRKSTSFGPKPASGLVLRALDL; from the coding sequence ATGAACTCAGCAGGTCACTCGGAAGCGACGGCGCCCCGGGGCCTGGAACTCACCCCGTTCCGAGGCCTGCGCTACGACCCCGACCGGGTCGGCAGTCTCGCCGCCGTCACCTCCCCGCCGTACGACGTCGTGGTCCGCCCCGACGGCCTGCACCACCTCCAGGACGCGGACCCGTACAACATCGTCCGTCTGATCCTCCCCCAGGCCACCACCCCGGCCGCCCGCAACGAACAGGCCGCCGACACCCTGCGCCGCTGGCTGTCCGAGGGGGTCCTGACCACCGATCCCGAGCCCGCCCTGTACGTCTACGAACAGCGGCACGCGGACGGCATGCTCCAGCGCGGACTGATCGGCACCCTGCGCGTCTCGGACCCCTCGGAGGGCATCGTCCTGCCGCACGAGGACGTCATGCCGCACGTCGTCGCGGACCGCGCGGCCCTGATGCGCGCCACGCACGCGAACCTCGAACCCCTCCTGCTCACCTACCGCGGCAACGGCACGACGGCCGAGATCGTGGACCGCGCGGCGGAGCTCCCACCGCTCCTGTCCACCACCACCGAGGACGGCTACAGCCACCGGCTCTGGGCGATCACCGACCCCGCCGAGACGGCCCGTGTCCAGGCGGACCTCGCCGGCCACCAGGCCCTCATCGCCGACGGCCACCACCGCTGGGCGACCTACCTGCGGCTGCGCGCCGAGCAACCCTCCCCCAGCCCCTGGGACCACGGCCTGGTCCTCCTGGTGGACACCGCCCGCTATCCCCTGCGCGTCCGCGCCATCCACCGCCTCCTGCACGGCCTGCCGGTCGCCGAGGCCGTGGCAGCCCTCGACGGACGGTTCCGCGTCCGCCGCCTGGAGACCGACCTCCCGGAGGCCCTCGCGGCCCTCGCGGACGCGGCCTGCCCCGGCAACGCGTTCCTCCTCGCGGGCGACGGCGCCTTCCATCTCGTCGACCGGCCCGACCCGGCGCTCCTCGACCGGACGATCCCCACGGGGCTCCCCGAGGCCTGGCGCACCCTGGACGCGACGGTCCTGCACGCCACCCTCCTCGACCACGTCTGGCACATCCCCGAGGACGACCCCGCCCGCATCGCCTACATCCACGACACCGCCGCGACCGTGCGCAAGGCGGAACGCGACGGCGGTACGGCGGTCCTGCTGCACCCCGTCCGCGAGGAGGTCGTGCGCGATCTCGCCCGCCAGGGCGTCACGATGCCCCGCAAGTCGACGTCGTTCGGCCCCAAGCCCGCGTCGGGCCTGGTCCTGCGCGCCCTCGACCTCTGA
- a CDS encoding HAD hydrolase-like protein produces MSRSVRTRPEGSGQALSEAYDTALLDLDGVVYAGGNAIAHAVESLATARADGMRLAYVTNNALRTPDTVAGHLTELGIPTGADDVITSAQAVARLISEQVPAGARVLVIGGEGLRVALRERGLEPVESADDDPAAVVQGFGGPDLPWGRFAEASYAVARGVPWFASNTDLTIPSGRGIAPGNGAAVEVVRIATGAEPQVAGKPLPPMHRETILRTGAERPLVVGDRLDTDIEGAFNGEVDSLLVLTGVTDGAQLLAAPPQHRPTYVDSDLRGMLTGQPEVTEEGGGFRCGGWTASAGAERLELAGDGEPLDGLRALCAAAWTAAGERGGVLDGGKALARLGL; encoded by the coding sequence ATGAGCCGGAGCGTCAGGACGAGGCCCGAGGGCAGTGGGCAGGCCCTGAGCGAGGCGTACGACACGGCGCTGCTCGACCTGGACGGGGTGGTCTACGCGGGCGGTAACGCGATCGCGCACGCCGTCGAGTCGCTGGCCACCGCGCGTGCGGACGGGATGCGGCTCGCGTACGTCACCAACAACGCGCTGCGCACGCCGGACACGGTGGCCGGGCATCTCACCGAGTTGGGGATACCGACGGGCGCCGACGACGTCATCACGTCGGCGCAGGCGGTCGCGCGGCTGATCAGCGAGCAGGTCCCGGCGGGCGCGCGGGTGCTGGTGATCGGCGGGGAGGGGCTGCGGGTCGCGCTGCGCGAGCGCGGGCTCGAACCGGTGGAGTCGGCGGACGACGATCCCGCGGCCGTGGTCCAGGGGTTCGGCGGGCCCGATCTGCCGTGGGGGCGGTTCGCGGAGGCGTCGTACGCCGTGGCGCGCGGGGTGCCGTGGTTCGCGTCCAACACGGACCTGACGATCCCCAGCGGGCGTGGCATCGCCCCGGGCAACGGCGCGGCGGTGGAGGTCGTGCGGATCGCGACCGGCGCCGAGCCGCAGGTCGCGGGCAAGCCGTTGCCGCCGATGCACCGGGAGACGATCCTGCGCACGGGCGCCGAGCGGCCGTTGGTCGTCGGGGACCGGCTGGACACGGACATCGAGGGGGCGTTCAACGGCGAGGTCGACTCGCTGCTCGTCCTCACCGGTGTCACGGACGGGGCGCAGTTGCTCGCCGCGCCGCCGCAGCACCGGCCGACGTACGTGGACAGCGATCTGCGGGGGATGCTCACCGGCCAGCCGGAGGTCACCGAGGAAGGCGGCGGGTTCCGCTGCGGTGGCTGGACCGCGAGCGCCGGCGCCGAACGCCTGGAGCTGGCGGGGGACGGCGAACCCCTCGACGGGCTGCGGGCGTTGTGCGCGGCGGCCTGGACGGCGGCCGGCGAGCGCGGTGGTGTGCTCGACGGAGGAAAGGCGCTGGCGCGGCTGGGGCTGTGA
- a CDS encoding FecCD family ABC transporter permease, which produces MLVDSVPEQRAETAPAPPRRLALRSVGLLASAALLLLVALASIAVGAKELSVAQVLHGLFEDSGTYADVVVDERLSRTVLGLLVGAALGLSGAVLQALTRNPLADPGLLGINAGASAAVVTAITFLGVTSLDGYVWFAFFGAAAVGALVWFLGGSRGATPVRLALAGTAISAALYGYLQAVMIMDDAALARMRFWTVGSLSSATDGTIRQVLPFLVVGTLLSFALARPLNAVAMGDDTAKALGANLNRTRALSMLAATVLCGAATAACGPIVFVGLMVPHVVRSFTGPDLRWIMPYAAVLSPVLLLGSDVLGRVVARPSEVQVGIITALVGGPVFIFLVRRRRTAQL; this is translated from the coding sequence GTGTTGGTCGACAGTGTTCCCGAACAGCGCGCGGAGACCGCCCCCGCGCCTCCAAGACGCCTTGCGCTGCGGTCCGTCGGGCTGCTCGCCTCGGCGGCGCTCCTGCTGCTGGTCGCCCTGGCGAGCATCGCCGTCGGCGCCAAGGAGCTGTCCGTCGCGCAGGTCCTGCACGGACTGTTCGAGGACTCGGGCACCTACGCGGACGTCGTGGTCGACGAGCGGCTGTCGCGGACCGTGCTCGGGCTGCTCGTCGGGGCCGCACTGGGTCTGTCCGGCGCGGTGCTCCAGGCCCTGACGCGCAATCCGCTGGCCGACCCCGGACTGCTCGGCATCAACGCGGGCGCCTCGGCGGCCGTGGTCACCGCCATCACCTTCCTCGGCGTCACGAGCCTCGACGGATACGTGTGGTTCGCCTTCTTCGGGGCGGCCGCGGTCGGCGCGCTCGTCTGGTTCCTGGGCGGCAGCCGGGGAGCCACGCCGGTGCGGCTCGCGCTCGCCGGTACGGCGATCAGCGCCGCGCTCTACGGCTATCTCCAGGCCGTGATGATCATGGATGACGCGGCGCTCGCCAGGATGCGGTTCTGGACGGTCGGGTCGCTGTCCTCGGCCACCGACGGGACCATCCGGCAGGTGCTGCCCTTCCTGGTCGTCGGCACCCTGCTGTCGTTCGCCCTGGCCCGCCCGCTGAACGCCGTGGCGATGGGCGACGACACCGCCAAGGCGCTCGGCGCGAACCTGAACCGCACCCGGGCGCTGTCGATGCTCGCCGCCACCGTGCTGTGCGGGGCCGCGACCGCCGCCTGCGGGCCGATCGTGTTCGTCGGGCTGATGGTCCCCCATGTCGTGCGTTCGTTCACCGGCCCCGACCTGCGCTGGATCATGCCGTACGCGGCCGTCCTGTCGCCCGTGCTGCTGCTCGGGTCCGACGTCCTCGGCCGGGTCGTCGCCCGCCCTTCGGAGGTCCAGGTCGGCATCATCACCGCCCTCGTCGGCGGCCCTGTCTTCATCTTTCTCGTACGACGGCGGAGGACGGCCCAGCTGTGA
- a CDS encoding FecCD family ABC transporter permease → MKSAQKTPHGRPRALRTPGGLSFRLEPRALIVVVLLVVAALVAGVVLIGTGDYPIPAGDVVRTLLGDGDPGQEFIVEELRLPRVLVGLLVGASLGLGGALFQAVSRNPLGSPDVLGLGQGATAGALVMIVLFSGSTAQVTLGALVGGLVTGALIYLLAWRRGVHGYRLVLVGIGVSAMATAVNGYLLTKADFVDAARALVWMTGTLDGRDWKQVWPLLALAGVLVPLVLANARGLRMMEMGDDVSYALGVRVERVRLLLMVCAVLLTAAATAAAGPVSFVALTAPQLARRLTRSPGPNLVPSLCMGAALLVTADWASQRLFGDGQLPVGVVTGVLGGVYLLWLLVTERRAGRI, encoded by the coding sequence GTGAAGAGCGCGCAGAAGACCCCGCACGGCCGTCCTCGTGCGCTGCGGACCCCCGGCGGGCTCTCCTTCCGGCTGGAGCCGCGGGCGCTGATCGTCGTCGTGCTGCTGGTGGTCGCCGCGCTCGTGGCGGGCGTGGTGCTGATCGGCACCGGCGACTACCCGATCCCGGCCGGCGACGTCGTGCGGACGCTGCTCGGGGACGGCGACCCCGGCCAGGAGTTCATCGTCGAGGAGCTGCGGCTGCCGCGGGTCCTCGTGGGGCTGCTCGTCGGCGCCTCGCTGGGGCTCGGCGGCGCGCTCTTCCAGGCCGTGTCGCGCAACCCGCTGGGCAGCCCCGACGTGCTCGGGCTCGGGCAGGGGGCGACGGCCGGCGCGCTCGTGATGATCGTGCTGTTCTCCGGGAGCACCGCCCAGGTGACCCTGGGCGCGCTGGTGGGCGGCCTGGTGACCGGGGCGCTGATCTACCTGCTGGCCTGGCGGCGGGGGGTGCACGGGTACCGGCTCGTGCTCGTCGGCATCGGTGTCTCGGCGATGGCCACGGCGGTCAACGGCTATCTGCTGACCAAGGCGGACTTCGTGGACGCGGCGCGGGCGCTGGTGTGGATGACCGGCACGCTCGACGGCCGCGACTGGAAGCAGGTCTGGCCGCTGCTCGCGCTGGCCGGTGTGCTCGTGCCGCTGGTCCTCGCCAACGCGCGCGGGCTGCGGATGATGGAGATGGGCGACGACGTCTCGTACGCGCTGGGGGTGCGGGTGGAGCGGGTGCGGCTGCTGCTGATGGTCTGCGCCGTGCTGCTCACGGCGGCCGCCACCGCCGCCGCGGGCCCCGTGAGTTTCGTGGCGCTCACCGCGCCGCAGCTCGCCCGGCGGCTGACCCGCTCGCCCGGCCCGAACCTGGTGCCGTCCCTGTGCATGGGCGCGGCCCTGCTGGTCACCGCCGACTGGGCCTCCCAGCGCCTCTTCGGCGACGGACAGCTGCCCGTGGGCGTGGTCACCGGCGTGCTGGGCGGCGTCTACCTGCTGTGGCTCCTCGTCACCGAGCGCAGGGCGGGGCGGATATGA
- a CDS encoding ABC transporter ATP-binding protein has protein sequence MNRLSAENVTLAYDQRVIAEQLSVEIPDNSFTVIVGPNACGKSTLLRALSRMLKPSRGRVLLDGQAIQSMPAKKVARTLGLLPQSSIAPDGITVADLVGRGRYPHQGILRQWSDDDERVVRESMAQTGVAQLADRYVDELSGGQRQRVWIAMALAQQTPLLLLDEPTTYLDIQHQIDVLDLCAELHEEQGRTLVAVLHDLNHAARYATHLIALKGGEIIAQGAPNDIVTASLVEEVFGLRCQVVDDPETGTPLVVPAARKARARAGRAVATEAS, from the coding sequence GTGAACCGCCTGTCCGCCGAGAACGTCACCCTCGCCTATGACCAGCGGGTCATCGCCGAACAGCTGTCGGTGGAGATACCGGACAACTCCTTCACGGTGATCGTCGGCCCGAACGCCTGCGGCAAGTCGACGCTGCTGCGGGCGCTGTCGCGGATGCTGAAGCCGAGCCGGGGCCGCGTGCTGCTCGACGGGCAGGCGATCCAGTCGATGCCCGCCAAGAAGGTCGCCCGGACGCTGGGGCTGCTGCCGCAGTCGTCGATCGCGCCGGACGGGATCACCGTCGCCGACCTCGTGGGCCGCGGACGCTATCCGCACCAGGGCATCCTGCGCCAGTGGTCGGACGACGACGAGCGGGTCGTGCGGGAGTCCATGGCGCAGACCGGTGTCGCCCAGCTCGCCGACCGGTACGTCGACGAGCTGTCCGGCGGTCAGCGCCAGCGGGTGTGGATCGCGATGGCCCTCGCCCAGCAGACGCCGCTGCTGCTGCTCGACGAGCCGACGACGTACCTCGACATCCAGCACCAGATCGACGTGCTGGACCTGTGCGCGGAGCTGCACGAGGAGCAGGGACGCACGCTCGTCGCGGTGCTGCACGACCTCAACCACGCGGCCCGGTACGCCACCCATCTGATCGCGCTGAAGGGCGGCGAGATCATCGCGCAGGGCGCGCCGAACGACATCGTGACGGCCTCTCTGGTGGAGGAGGTGTTCGGGCTGCGCTGCCAGGTCGTCGACGACCCGGAGACGGGGACGCCGCTGGTGGTGCCCGCGGCCCGCAAGGCCCGGGCGCGGGCCGGGCGGGCGGTCGCTACAGAAGCTTCCTGA
- a CDS encoding SCP2 sterol-binding domain-containing protein, which translates to MATTEECRAALEKLSDSMRSAEGDVRTAAALDRSVSCRITDLDITFVGRMTDGRIVVQDTLQGPPVEKAQIRLAMTGDDLVALVDGELNFAKAWGSGRVRLEAGLRDLFQLRKLL; encoded by the coding sequence ATGGCCACGACCGAAGAGTGCCGCGCCGCACTCGAGAAGCTCTCCGACTCCATGCGCAGCGCCGAGGGGGACGTCCGTACGGCCGCGGCCCTGGACCGGTCGGTGAGCTGCCGGATCACCGATCTCGACATCACGTTCGTCGGCCGGATGACGGACGGCCGGATCGTCGTGCAGGACACCCTCCAGGGGCCTCCCGTCGAGAAGGCGCAGATCAGGCTCGCCATGACCGGCGACGACCTGGTCGCGCTGGTCGACGGCGAGCTGAACTTCGCCAAGGCCTGGGGCTCGGGCCGGGTCAGGCTCGAGGCGGGCCTGCGCGACCTGTTCCAGCTCAGGAAGCTTCTGTAG
- a CDS encoding TlyA family RNA methyltransferase, whose product MAGVARRRLDAELVRRKLARSREHAGQLIAAGRVTVGKTVATKSATQVETAAAIVVAVDGDDPDYVSRGGHKLAGALAAFVPRGLVVEGRRALDAGASTGGFTDVLLRAGAAHVVAVDVGYGQLAWSLQSDERVTVKDRTNVRELTLEAIGGKPVDLVVGDLSFIPLGLVLPALARCAGPDADLVMMVKPQFEVGKERLGSGGVVRSPQLRAEAVRGVAAKAWDLGLGVRGVTASPLPGPSGNVEYFLWLRAGAPALDPADVDRAVAEGPR is encoded by the coding sequence GTGGCAGGAGTCGCACGACGCCGTCTGGACGCGGAGCTGGTCCGCCGCAAGCTCGCGCGTTCGCGTGAGCACGCCGGCCAGCTGATCGCCGCCGGGCGGGTCACCGTCGGGAAGACCGTCGCGACCAAGTCCGCCACCCAGGTCGAGACGGCCGCCGCGATCGTCGTCGCCGTCGACGGCGACGACCCCGACTACGTGTCCCGGGGCGGCCACAAGCTGGCCGGCGCGCTGGCCGCCTTCGTGCCGCGGGGGCTCGTCGTGGAGGGGCGGCGGGCGCTGGACGCCGGCGCGTCGACCGGCGGATTCACCGATGTGCTGCTGCGGGCCGGGGCCGCGCACGTGGTCGCCGTCGACGTCGGATACGGACAACTCGCGTGGTCTCTTCAGAGCGATGAACGCGTCACCGTCAAGGACCGTACGAACGTACGCGAGTTGACGCTTGAAGCGATCGGTGGGAAGCCTGTGGATCTTGTCGTGGGGGACTTGTCCTTCATCCCGCTGGGGCTGGTGCTGCCGGCTCTGGCACGGTGCGCCGGGCCGGACGCGGATCTGGTGATGATGGTCAAGCCGCAGTTCGAGGTGGGCAAGGAACGGCTCGGCAGCGGGGGCGTCGTACGCAGCCCGCAGCTGCGGGCGGAGGCCGTGCGGGGTGTGGCCGCCAAGGCGTGGGACCTGGGGCTGGGGGTGCGGGGTGTCACGGCCAGCCCGCTGCCCGGACCGTCGGGCAACGTCGAGTACTTTCTGTGGCTCAGGGCGGGGGCGCCCGCCCTCGACCCGGCCGACGTCGACCGTGCAGTTGCGGAGGGGCCGCGTTGA
- a CDS encoding NAD kinase, protein MTQNRARTVFLLAHTGRPAAIRSAELVVKGLLREGIGVRVLEYEAADLPLPQEVELVSEATPQCLEGCELLIVLGGDGTLLRGAEFARASGVPMLGVNLGSVGFLAEAERDDLDKVVDRVVTRAYEVEERMTVDVVVHRNGDIVHTDWALNEAAVQKAGAEKLLEVVLEIDGRPVTGFGCDGIVLSTPTGSTAYAFSAGGPVVWPEVEALLMVPISAHALFAKPLVTSPDSVLAVEVLPHIPPGVLWCDGRRTVELPAGARVEVRRGAVPVRLARLHHASFTDRLVAKFALPVSGWRGARQ, encoded by the coding sequence TTGACTCAGAACCGAGCTCGTACTGTTTTCCTGCTCGCGCACACCGGGCGGCCCGCGGCCATCCGCAGCGCCGAGCTGGTCGTCAAGGGCCTGCTGCGCGAGGGCATCGGGGTACGCGTCCTGGAGTACGAGGCCGCCGACCTGCCCCTGCCCCAGGAGGTGGAGCTGGTCTCCGAGGCCACTCCGCAGTGCCTCGAAGGGTGTGAGCTGCTCATCGTCCTCGGCGGCGACGGCACGCTGCTGCGCGGCGCGGAGTTCGCGCGGGCCTCGGGGGTGCCGATGCTCGGCGTCAACCTCGGGAGCGTCGGCTTCCTCGCCGAGGCCGAGCGCGACGACCTCGACAAGGTCGTCGACCGGGTGGTGACCCGGGCGTACGAGGTCGAGGAACGGATGACCGTCGACGTCGTCGTGCACCGCAACGGCGACATCGTGCACACCGACTGGGCGCTCAACGAGGCGGCCGTGCAGAAGGCGGGCGCGGAGAAGCTGCTCGAGGTCGTCCTGGAGATCGACGGGCGGCCGGTCACCGGGTTCGGGTGCGACGGGATCGTGCTGTCCACGCCGACCGGGTCCACCGCGTACGCGTTCTCGGCCGGCGGTCCCGTGGTGTGGCCCGAGGTCGAGGCGCTGCTCATGGTGCCGATCAGCGCGCACGCGCTGTTCGCCAAGCCCCTGGTGACCTCGCCCGACTCCGTGCTCGCGGTGGAGGTGCTGCCGCACATCCCGCCGGGCGTGCTGTGGTGCGACGGGCGGCGCACGGTCGAGCTGCCCGCGGGGGCGCGGGTCGAGGTGCGGCGGGGCGCCGTCCCGGTGCGGCTCGCCCGACTGCACCACGCCTCGTTCACGGACCGGCTGGTGGCGAAGTTCGCCCTGCCCGTCTCCGGATGGCGGGGCGCCCGGCAGTAG
- the recN gene encoding DNA repair protein RecN, with product MRIRSLGVIDDAVVELSPGFTAVTGETGAGKTMVVTSLGLLLGGRADPALVRIGAEKAVVEGRIALPADASVLVRAEEAGAELDDGALLISRTVSAEGRSRAHVGGRSVPMGVLAELADELVAVHGQTDQQGLLKLSRQRQALDRYAGDAVTVPLAKYTGAYRRLRAVTAELDEIVTRARERAQEADLLRFGLDEIAAVEPRAGEDVELAEEAERLGHAEALSSAATAAHAALAGVPEDPEGIEATTLVAGAQRALEAVRSHDPALSALADRIGEIGILLGDVAGELAGYADDLDADPLRLSAVEERRAALTALTRKYGEDVGAVLAWAERSAARLTELDGDDERIDELTAERDALRGELGGLAQALTDARTEAAERFAAAVTAELASLAMPHARVSFEIRQSEDPEGVEVGGRPVAYGPAGVDEVELLLAPHPGAPPRPIAKGASGGELSRVMLAVEVVFAGTDPVPTYLFDEVDAGVGGKAAVEIGRRLARLARTAQVVVVTHLPQVAAFADRQLLVEKTNDGSVTRSGVKVLEGEDRIRELSRMLAGQEDSETARAHAEELLAAARADG from the coding sequence ATGCGGATACGGTCGCTCGGAGTCATCGACGACGCGGTCGTCGAGCTGTCGCCAGGCTTCACCGCCGTCACGGGTGAGACGGGCGCGGGCAAGACCATGGTGGTCACCAGCCTCGGGCTGCTGCTGGGCGGGCGCGCGGACCCGGCGCTCGTGCGGATCGGCGCCGAGAAGGCGGTCGTGGAGGGGCGGATCGCCCTGCCCGCGGACGCCTCGGTGCTGGTGCGGGCCGAGGAGGCGGGGGCCGAGCTCGACGACGGGGCGTTGCTCATCAGCCGTACCGTTTCCGCCGAGGGGCGGTCACGGGCGCACGTGGGCGGGCGCAGTGTGCCGATGGGCGTGCTGGCCGAGCTCGCCGACGAGCTGGTCGCCGTCCACGGGCAGACCGACCAGCAGGGGCTGCTGAAACTGTCCCGGCAGCGGCAGGCGCTCGACCGGTACGCGGGCGACGCGGTGACCGTGCCGCTCGCCAAGTACACCGGGGCCTACCGGCGGCTGCGGGCCGTGACCGCCGAGCTGGACGAGATCGTCACCCGCGCGCGCGAGCGGGCCCAGGAGGCCGACCTGCTGCGCTTCGGGCTCGACGAGATCGCCGCGGTGGAACCGCGGGCCGGCGAGGACGTGGAGCTGGCGGAGGAGGCGGAGCGGCTCGGGCACGCCGAGGCCCTGTCGTCCGCCGCCACGGCCGCCCACGCGGCCCTCGCGGGTGTTCCGGAGGACCCCGAGGGCATCGAGGCCACCACGCTCGTGGCGGGTGCGCAGCGGGCCCTGGAGGCCGTCCGCTCGCACGACCCGGCGCTGTCGGCGCTCGCCGACCGGATCGGGGAGATCGGCATCCTGCTGGGCGACGTGGCGGGCGAGCTCGCCGGGTACGCCGACGACCTGGACGCCGATCCGCTGCGGCTGTCGGCCGTGGAGGAGCGCCGGGCCGCGCTCACCGCCCTCACCCGCAAGTACGGCGAGGACGTGGGAGCGGTGCTCGCCTGGGCCGAGCGCAGCGCCGCCCGGCTCACCGAGCTGGACGGCGACGACGAGCGCATCGACGAGCTGACCGCCGAGCGGGACGCCCTGCGCGGCGAGCTCGGCGGCCTGGCCCAGGCGCTCACCGACGCGCGCACGGAGGCCGCCGAGCGGTTCGCCGCCGCGGTGACCGCCGAACTGGCGTCGCTGGCGATGCCGCACGCGCGTGTGTCCTTCGAGATCCGGCAGAGCGAGGACCCGGAGGGCGTCGAGGTCGGCGGCCGGCCGGTCGCCTACGGGCCGGCCGGCGTGGACGAGGTCGAGCTGCTGCTCGCGCCGCACCCGGGGGCGCCGCCGCGGCCCATCGCGAAGGGCGCCTCGGGCGGTGAGCTCTCGCGTGTGATGCTCGCGGTGGAGGTCGTGTTCGCGGGGACGGACCCGGTGCCGACGTACCTCTTCGACGAGGTCGACGCGGGGGTCGGCGGCAAGGCGGCCGTCGAGATCGGGCGGCGTCTCGCCCGGCTGGCCAGGACCGCTCAGGTCGTGGTCGTGACGCACCTCCCGCAGGTCGCCGCGTTCGCCGACCGGCAGCTGCTGGTCGAGAAGACCAACGACGGCTCGGTGACCCGGTCCGGGGTGAAGGTCCTGGAGGGCGAGGACCGCATCCGGGAGCTGTCGCGGATGCTGGCGGGCCAGGAGGACTCCGAGACGGCCCGGGCGCACGCGGAGGAGCTGCTGGCGGCGGCCCGCGCGGACGGCTGA
- a CDS encoding glycosyltransferase family 4 protein gives MSSHSPHGQSPLRTVQVLGGGNAGSSAHVRSLAAGLVARGVRVTVCAPFEADDAYDFTGTGAAHVHVPRSSDPGSVAVLRAACTDADLVHAHGLHASFRAVLALSGRRTPLIVTWHDRAHAEGARAHLLRLLERRVARAATVLLGTSSDLVDRARGTGARDARLAAVALPRSRRTAHEGTEAAGPRSAKLRAELGATGRPLFVAVGSLERRRGHGLLLDAARVWRELDPSPLVVVAGEGPQRAELQRRIEDEELPVRLLGRRDDVSELLSAADLALLPGRGESRSVLAQEALHARVPLVAVVSGGIRELVGDAAELVPPHDPAAFAAAVVRLLDDPGRAEQLRDLGTRQAAGWPTEDETVAQVLSVYDELTQPQPMI, from the coding sequence GTGAGCAGCCACTCACCGCACGGCCAGTCGCCGCTGCGCACCGTGCAGGTGCTGGGCGGCGGCAACGCCGGCAGCAGCGCGCACGTGCGCTCCCTGGCCGCGGGGCTCGTCGCACGGGGCGTGCGGGTGACGGTGTGCGCCCCCTTCGAGGCCGACGACGCCTACGACTTCACGGGTACCGGCGCCGCACACGTGCACGTGCCGCGCAGCAGCGACCCGGGCTCCGTCGCGGTGCTCCGGGCGGCCTGCACCGACGCCGACCTCGTCCACGCGCACGGGCTGCACGCCTCCTTCCGGGCCGTCCTCGCGCTCAGCGGCCGACGCACCCCGCTCATCGTCACCTGGCACGACCGCGCGCACGCCGAGGGCGCCCGCGCCCATCTGCTGAGGCTGCTGGAACGGCGGGTCGCGAGGGCCGCGACCGTGCTGCTGGGCACCAGCTCCGACCTCGTCGACCGGGCCCGCGGGACGGGCGCGCGCGACGCCCGGCTCGCCGCCGTGGCGCTGCCCCGGTCCCGCCGGACCGCACACGAGGGCACCGAGGCGGCAGGACCGCGGTCGGCCAAGCTGCGGGCCGAACTCGGCGCGACGGGACGCCCGTTGTTCGTGGCCGTCGGCTCCCTGGAGCGCCGTCGCGGCCACGGGCTCCTGCTGGACGCCGCCCGCGTGTGGCGCGAGCTGGACCCGTCGCCGCTGGTCGTGGTCGCGGGGGAGGGGCCGCAGCGGGCCGAGCTCCAGCGCCGCATCGAGGACGAGGAACTGCCGGTCCGCCTCCTCGGACGTCGGGACGACGTGAGCGAGCTGCTCTCCGCCGCCGATCTGGCCCTGCTGCCCGGCCGCGGGGAGTCGCGGTCGGTCCTGGCGCAGGAGGCGCTGCACGCGCGCGTGCCGCTGGTCGCCGTGGTGTCGGGCGGCATCCGTGAACTCGTCGGCGACGCCGCCGAACTGGTCCCGCCGCACGACCCGGCGGCCTTCGCCGCGGCCGTCGTCCGCCTCCTCGACGACCCGGGACGGGCCGAGCAGCTGCGTGACCTCGGCACCCGGCAGGCGGCCGGCTGGCCCACCGAGGACGAGACCGTCGCCCAGGTGCTCAGCGTCTACGACGAGCTGACGCAGCCCCAGCCGATGATCTGA